One genomic window of Nocardioides daphniae includes the following:
- the thiD gene encoding bifunctional hydroxymethylpyrimidine kinase/phosphomethylpyrimidine kinase, whose product MISRLVLLTDRRQLSPRHDLLSVVADCVAAGLRTVVVREHDLPPSTRHGVIVALKALPGLTVISSRLADEAADGLHLAASQPEPPEGWWGRSCHRASEVAEAGAQGARWVTLSPWAASLSKLGYGPPLPRQAYAGHALPVLALGGVRPSNAAAAVEAGAHGVAVMGEVMRADHPGRVVRSAAGAGMTGPTPGTPPVVLTVAGTDSGGAAGVAADLTTWSHLGVHGACVVTAVTAQDTTGVRAVHAVPLPVVAAQVEAVTDDLAVAAVKTGMLGSVDVVRLVAERLGHLPLVVDPVLVATSGAVLGGADVARAYAAHLLPRATVATPNRDEAVALCGVEVPSSELAERLADTGCAVVVTGGPEWRAEGAVAADCVDWLCLPGGVPQAVRHPVVATTHDHGSGCTYSSAVAAGLAHGRTLETAVADAAAYVTGQLRQGSGWSLGRGRGPVSHLVPCVGEYGVERRRRSPR is encoded by the coding sequence TGCGCGAGCACGACCTGCCGCCCAGCACGCGCCACGGCGTGATCGTGGCCCTCAAGGCCCTGCCCGGGCTGACGGTGATCTCGTCGCGGCTGGCCGACGAGGCCGCCGACGGCCTCCACCTGGCGGCCAGCCAGCCGGAGCCGCCCGAGGGCTGGTGGGGGAGGTCGTGCCACCGCGCGTCGGAGGTCGCCGAGGCGGGGGCGCAGGGCGCCCGGTGGGTGACGCTGTCGCCGTGGGCGGCGAGCCTCAGCAAGCTGGGCTACGGGCCGCCGCTTCCGCGTCAGGCGTACGCCGGGCACGCGCTCCCGGTGCTGGCGCTCGGCGGCGTACGCCCGTCCAACGCGGCCGCGGCCGTCGAGGCCGGCGCCCACGGCGTCGCAGTGATGGGTGAGGTGATGCGCGCCGACCATCCCGGGCGTGTGGTCCGCTCCGCTGCGGGCGCTGGCATGACGGGCCCGACACCGGGGACGCCCCCGGTGGTGCTGACGGTGGCCGGCACGGACTCGGGAGGTGCCGCGGGCGTCGCGGCTGACCTGACCACGTGGTCGCACCTGGGCGTCCACGGGGCCTGCGTGGTGACGGCCGTGACGGCCCAGGACACCACCGGGGTGCGGGCGGTGCACGCCGTGCCGCTGCCGGTGGTGGCGGCGCAGGTGGAGGCGGTGACCGACGACCTGGCCGTGGCAGCGGTGAAGACCGGGATGCTGGGCAGCGTGGACGTGGTCCGGCTGGTCGCCGAGCGCCTCGGGCACCTGCCGCTGGTCGTCGACCCGGTCCTGGTGGCCACGAGCGGCGCCGTGCTCGGTGGCGCCGACGTGGCCCGGGCGTACGCGGCCCACTTGCTCCCACGCGCCACCGTCGCCACGCCCAACCGCGACGAGGCGGTCGCGCTCTGCGGCGTCGAGGTGCCGTCGTCGGAGCTCGCCGAGCGCCTGGCCGACACCGGCTGCGCCGTGGTCGTCACCGGGGGACCGGAGTGGCGTGCGGAGGGGGCGGTGGCCGCCGACTGCGTCGACTGGCTCTGCCTGCCCGGGGGAGTGCCGCAGGCCGTCCGGCACCCGGTGGTGGCGACCACCCACGACCACGGCAGCGGCTGCACCTACTCCAGCGCGGTCGCCGCGGGCCTGGCTCACGGTCGGACGCTGGAGACGGCCGTGGCCGACGCGGCGGCGTACGTCACCGGGCAGCTGCGGCAGGGGAGCGGGTGGTCGTTGGGCCGCGGACGTGGTCCCGTCAGCCACCTGGTGCCCTGCGTGGGCGAGTACGGAGTGGAGCGGCGACGCCGGTCGCCTCGGTAG
- a CDS encoding DUF1707 SHOCT-like domain-containing protein, whose protein sequence is MDHQHGDPSRLRISDADRHKVADVLRDAAADGRIDLDELEERLEATYAAKVYADLVPITLDLPGPHLPAPQTFGGIPATAAPGGVPLPVHTSSFALMSSVDRKGVWRVPDQLTAFAVMGAVTLDLRQAVFTAQETVIYAHTLMGSVDIHVNAGTQVIVEGHGVMGAYEQGRDRVQPEIGLQSPTIRVKGLALMGAVTVTRKRMPGEPRNLRKKPGR, encoded by the coding sequence ATGGACCACCAGCACGGCGACCCCTCCCGGCTGCGCATCTCCGACGCCGACCGGCACAAGGTCGCCGACGTGCTGCGTGACGCGGCCGCCGACGGCCGCATCGACCTCGACGAGCTCGAGGAACGCCTCGAGGCGACCTACGCGGCGAAGGTGTACGCCGACCTGGTCCCGATCACCCTCGACCTGCCGGGCCCGCACCTGCCCGCGCCCCAGACGTTCGGCGGGATCCCGGCGACGGCGGCCCCGGGCGGCGTGCCGCTGCCGGTGCACACCTCGAGCTTCGCGTTGATGTCGAGCGTGGACCGCAAGGGCGTCTGGCGGGTCCCCGACCAGCTGACCGCCTTCGCGGTCATGGGGGCGGTGACGCTCGACCTGCGTCAGGCCGTCTTCACGGCGCAGGAGACCGTGATCTACGCCCACACCCTGATGGGGTCGGTCGACATCCACGTCAACGCCGGCACCCAGGTCATCGTGGAGGGTCACGGCGTGATGGGTGCCTACGAGCAGGGGCGCGACCGGGTGCAGCCCGAGATCGGCCTGCAGTCACCGACGATCCGGGTGAAGGGCCTGGCCCTGATGGGTGCGGTGACCGTGACCCGCAAGCGCATGCCGGGGGAGCCGCGGAACCTCCGCAAGAAGCCGGGCCGCTGA